In Mixophyes fleayi isolate aMixFle1 chromosome 11, aMixFle1.hap1, whole genome shotgun sequence, one DNA window encodes the following:
- the LOC142107704 gene encoding transcription factor HES-5-like, with protein MAPNNRMEDTESNMGRDMRKLRKPVIEKMRRDRINSSIEQLRLLLEKEAQTHQLPSRAEKADILEMTVNLLRQQLHRVTKAVTPYRQAFQTSTKGEDFFPSKHVSAEIGLRNDPQKCRSTKEIVCHPLGSFNQGQHYSAADLWRPW; from the exons ATGGCTCCTAATAACAGGATGGAGGACACTGAGAGTAACATGGGGAGAGACATGAGGAAG CTGAGGAAGCCGGTTATTGAGAAGATGAGGAGAGATCGGATTAACAGCAGCATCGAGCAGCTCCGGCTGTTGCTGGAGAAAGAGGCTCAGACACATCAGCTGCCCTCCAGAGCCGAGAAAGCCGACATCCTGGAAATGACGGTCAACTTACTAAGACAGCAGCTCCACCGTGTAACGAAAG CGGTGACACCATACAGACAAGCCTTTCAAACATCTACGAAGGGGGAAGATTTTTTCCCCAGCAAACACGTGTCTGCAGAGATTGGTCTCCGCAACGACCCCCAAAAATGCAGATCGACGAAGGAAATTGTATGTCATCCTCTGGGCTCTTTCAACCAAGGACAACACTACAGCGCCGCTGACCTCTGGAGACCGTGGTGa